A stretch of DNA from Camelus ferus isolate YT-003-E chromosome 18, BCGSAC_Cfer_1.0, whole genome shotgun sequence:
TGCCTCATGGGGGAACCCAGCACCCCACCCACCTCATCTCCTGACCCTATGACCCCCCAGAGCAGGTGTCCTCATCGCACTTCAGGGAGGAGAAACCCAGGGCCCAATGGTGAGAGGCATGACTCAGTGTGGAGACATGGGTGTACCCACTCAGCCCTACTCAAGAAAGGCCAGAGTCCATGCCCACCAGCACTCACCAGCAAAGCCAACGGCCACAAGGCAGGCCCTGGGGGACAGGCTCATGGACATAGCAAAGAAAGGCAGTGGGATCTTCTTCACCACCTGCAGGCAGCAAGCACGAGGCACTGGGGGGTTTCCCACAGCCCCGagacccacccctccccagccctaggTCCCTCGGGCTCCCAGCACCACATGGAGGGGTGCACCTGCCTGCTTCTGGTAGAGGCTGTAGAAGACCACCTCAGGGTGCACGCCAAGGCCCACACACACCAGCAGTGCCCCATCCCAGGGGCAGAAGGCAGCAAGGGTGGGTGGCAGGCAGCCGGAAGCCTGCAGAGGACACAACACATTCGTGTTCTAGCACGGTGGGCAGCATCCTGCCCACAGGGCCACCAGGGCTCTCACCTCTGTGACGACGGGTGCAGGGAAGCTAAGCCAGTCCACGAGCTCACAGTGATTCCGCAGCCAGTCAGAGGCCCAGACGCTCACCCGCTGGTCTCCACTGGCGGCCAGCCACAGGTCCATGCCCTCTGCCCTGAAGTCTCCGTACTGGGGAGGTAAGAGTTGGTGGGTGCCTCCCACCCCACTCTGCCTatctccttccctgcctgcaTCCTCAGGACGGGCCCTGCCGGCTCATGAGGCCACTTCACCTCTTTTCTCGTGCTCTGGATGGTGCAGATCCCAGCGCCTCGGTGGTCACTCAGTACACGGAAGGTCATCCCCGTGCGAGGACGGCTCACAGCCACGAGCCCGTCCTTGTCTCCAGAAAGGATGgtctgccctgggccaggcaggagcCAAGCTGTTATTTGTGAGCCCCTGACCCTCAGCCCAAAGGTGTGATCTGGGCCGGGCAAAAGCCACGCTGTCACTGCATGAGCCCCGCCCCTCACCATCAGCAGAGAAGGCAACGGTTGTCAGTGCAGCCTGGTGGGGGTGCATCTTGAGGTCCATCGCCATTCGGGAAACGCTGAAGACCCGCAGGGTGCCATCACTGTAGCCCGCCAccacctgctgctgctctgggcgTCTGCAGGACGGGGGGCTCcaagccaggcagaggcagctctGGGGACCCATGGTGGGAAGATATCAGCACTCCCCTGGGAAGGGGAGATGGGGGCCTAAGCCCAAGGCTGCAGACAGACAGCAAGGCTGGAGGAAGAACAGGAAGGGCCAGGACCTGGTCTGGGCTCCACCCTGAGCACGCACTCCCAGGCCCAGGTGCCCCTGCCCTCTATACCTGGCTTAACACCTGGAACTGGATCAGCAGCTCCATGCTGGCCAAGGACCACACCCTCACGCTCCCGTCATCACTGCACGTGGCGCAATGGGACTCGCTGGGGCTGAAGACCACCTCATTCACCTGCAGGAAGCCAGTGTTTTGAGGCCACATGGCCATCAGGCAGAGAGGGGACACAGTGTGGCCAGGTTGTTCACCAGGGCATTGATCTCCCCCTCAAGTCTGCCTGGCCCCAACCCCTCCATGTGACATGAAGAAACTGTCCCAGGTGTCCCCAAATTAGACCAGAAGGGAGTCCAAATTGCAAGAAGCCCACTGGTCATCTGAACATGACTGACTACTTGCTAGGACACAGAAGGAACTGTCCTGACAGAATCTAAAACACAGTGATCCCAGAGGGCTGCAGACTGGAAGCAAAGGAGGGGCTATTTCCTAGGGGCTCATCACAGcgggagagggtggggggaagggggctgAGATTGTCtcgtgtgtgcacatgtgcacggATATACGCACTGTGTATATCAAAGGAAAATCAGGATCTTCAGTGTaacaaaaagaagacagacacCAGGCACCATGGGACGAAATAAAACAGCCTAATGCTGAATTTGAATTTCAAGTGTAAGTATGAACTTAAGCATTTCATcctaaaaaataatgatttagcTCTGTCTGGCTGAGAAGAGATGGGACCCTCTGGGCCTCAGACTGTGACCTCTAAGTTCAATTCCCACTGGCAAGGCCACGGGCTCTGGGACAGCGAAGTCTGGTCCTGGGTGGAGCTGCAGGGGGACAGCCTGGAGCACCTGTGGTCCACAGGAGAGGGAGGTCACCAGTGACCATCAGCTCAGGTCAAGGACTCAGCACCCCTGAGCTCACCCTAGCGGGTAGATAAACACATGTCCTATCTGTACCGCAGAAGcatatttagcaataaaaaggagtaaaGCAGTGACACTACAACTCGGgtggaccttgaaaacatgatgcccCAGTGAGAAAAGCCAGACAGGAGTGTGTGTTTCCGTCCACATGGGCCATCAGAATAGGCAAACCCACAGACACAGGGTCAGCTAGtgcctgccaggggctggggtgctaAATGGGGGTGAGTATTTAATGGGTATGGTGTTTCCTTCTGGAATGGAAGTGATTGGGACAAGGGTTGTATGGTTCTGTGAACGTTTCAAAAACCACTAATTTTAAACAGGTGTGTGGcacataaattatacctcaatataaagctgttaccaaaaaaagggaaaagcacGTAATTGTCACCACTTCAGGTGGGAGTTCCTTTGATGGTTACTTTTATGTCCAAACAAACACAGATTCTTGGGAAAGAAGTCTCTGGGGCCAACTTAAGAACCCGCCACTGGCCGAGGTCAGGACTCCATGAGCACTAAGAGAAGTAACAGCAGGGAAGCCGGACCCACGTTCCCACCCACCAGCCCTTAAAGACACTTGGAGAGTAATGGCTGCTGTTGGCAGATGCTGGGGACCTGGTCCACAAGGACAGACTTGTCCACCTGTGCCCCTTCCAAGCCTCAGGAAACCCATGAGCTCGCGAGGCTGCATCCCTCCTGAAGGAACAACAGCTCTGACTGCTGCCCCCTAAAACCCCCGCCCTCAGACAAAGGCATCACCAAGAGGCACGAGCCCTCCATGCTTCCTCGTGGGACGCACAGCGTTCCCAGGAGGAGGTGATGTTGGGACTGACTGGTGTTAACCAgaccctggcctggcctccagACCTCTTGGACGCCAGAGAAGCAGGTCCAACAATGGTCATGGAGACTCCAGATGACCTGATTTTTTCCACAAgtaaattacaaaggaaaagaagtggcagaaaagagaaaagactgagaagaCCACAAGGCTCAGGGCTGTGAGTGGACACGGCATGGACCCCGTGCCCACAGGTGTGTGCAGTCCTCGTCCTGGAACTCCTGGGACTTCCCAACTGGGCTTGGGCACAGAGTACCTGGGGGGGATAGAGGGCTGGCTGCCTTGCCTGCACCAGGGGGAAGCCCCTTGGAGGCTTCTGCAACCTTACCTGGCTCCTGTGGCCGCTGATGAGGCGGGTGTTGGTGCCCTCGGCCCAGCTGACGTACCAGAGAGTGCCAGCCGTGGTGCCCACCACACCCATATCCATGCTGTCGTGGAAGACCGCGCTCACGACAGCCCCATCAAGGGTCAGCTCATGCTCCATGAACACAGAGTGAGACCTAGTGGGGCAGTGGGTCAAAGGGGTGGCAGTAGTGAGAGCTCAGGGAGCCAAATGGTTtggcccctgggccctggccttGCCTGAGCATGTCCCATTGGGGACAGACCCAGCTGGTGGCAGAGAGCTGGCTCACCTGGCACCGGAGCCCTTGCGCCTCAGCTCTGGCACAGCCCCCACGGCCCACAGGCGCAGACGCCTGGTGTTGCTGCCGCTGACCAGCCGCGTACCTGAGCACAGCAGCACTCCTAGGGGCAGGAGGTGGTATGAGCCCTGTCTCCAGGTACCTGGAACCCAACATGGGGTCCCAGGGAGAGCCGAACCCCGAGCTATCAAGGGCCACAGGGGTTCCATGAGATACCCACCAATCTCACCGTCGTCGGCCTCCCAGACCAGGAAGCAGCGGCCAGCACGTGTGTCCCAAACGCACACCTGCCCAGCATTGGAGCCACAGTACAGCAGGGGCGCAGGCCCGAAGCAGAGCGAGGTCAGCTCGCACGCCCCCACCTCCTCCGGGATGGGCTCCTGGTGGATCTGGAGGGACATGAGGGCAGCGTGGGTCAACGATGCCCTAGGGCCCAGCCTGAGCCCATCTTCCAAAACCTCCTCTGAACCTAGGCACCTGGAGGCTGACGTCAGCCCCAAGCTGCAGCAGAAGCCACAAGGTGACAGCACCCCGGCCCACACAGGCGAGCACACCACCATCCCAGGGGTCGAAGGCCACGCCATGGACTGGTTCCAGGAGGCACACAGAGGTCATGAGCTCACAGGTGGCTGTGCTCCACAGGGCCAGGGTGCGGTCACCATAGTCCCCTGGGGGAGATGCACAGAGTCAGCTACCCAGAGGTCCCAGTATAGGCAGGGGAGTCCGGAGGCCAGTGCCCCCCACCAACCTCCCTGCTGACCCAGTGTGACAAGAAACCCGTCATCTGGCGAGAAAGCCAGGTCTTGGACAGCAGTGCTGTGGTGAGAGATGAGCTGCCGGCAGGAGCCCCCTTGTACGTCCCAGAGGCGGATCTGGCAGTGCAAGGCAGTACTGCTCTGGACGGAGGCAGAGGCCAGGATCTGGAAGACAAAACAGCAGGTGGTGAGCAGAGAGGGCGCGAGCCATGGGCCCACCCTTGCTCTGGGTTAAGGGTGCCCCTCACAGTGCTCCAAAGGCAAGAACCAGAGGTGGTTCAAGGACCCAGCCTCTAAGGCGCACCTTGGCCCGGGGCGTTCAGGGTAGGGAGCGGGTTGGGCACCTGAGCATAGTGGCTGAGGGCCAGTGTGGAGATCTCCTCGGGGTGGCCGACCCAGTGCTGCTGGGCGCCAGAGTGCAGgtcctccaccaccaccaggcaGCCGCACGTGTAGGCGAAGAAGCCTGAGAGCAGGCAGGCAGTGCCGTCAGCTGTGGCTGCAGTGtacccccctgcccccacccagactCCTGATCAGGGGAGGCAAGTGTGTGTGAGCTGCAGCACCCAGTGCCACCAGGAGAATATGCCCACTCTGGGACCTGGCCTATAGGTGGTCAGAGCTGAGCCCCACCTTGCAGCTTCTGTGCTGCGGCCCCCACCTGTGTCTGGCCTCCAGACCACATTGGCCCGCCCGTTCCCATTGTAGCCCACGACAGCCTTCAGGTGCAGCTGCTCGTCGCCAGCGGGGGATAAGGAGAGATCCTGTGAGGAAGTGGACCCAGGACACTGGTACCCCAGCACAGCCTGGCCACCCAACCCCTACCATCTCAGGCTCTGCCTGTCAGGCCGGGGCCTGGGACGGAGCCTTGGGAGGTATGTGCTCCCAGGAGAAGGCAAACAGAGAATTTTGGGCACCAAAGACAGTATAAGGTGGCCAGCCAGGGATGGGAGCTGGGTATGCAGACACGGAAGCAGATGGAGATGTGGGAAgcacctggggcagggggaggctgggCAGAGACTGCAGGACCCAGGGGCTCTTAGGGAAGGTGACCTGGGCTGGACAAGGCACAGGGGAGGATGCAGAAGCGGGGGTAGGAGGGAGTCAGGATGGTGGGTTGGAGAGGGTGGGCTCAGCTAGAACATTGCCTGGGTCTAGACGGCAAGACAGCAAGAGCCTTAACTAGCCTAGCAAGAGCACAGGGCTCAGGGCAGAGAGGTGACCCATGTGGTGACTTGGAGCAACCCCAGAGAAACCCCATGGCATCTGTTTTTACTGGGGAGAAAGAGAATCCCCAGAAACTACAGGGCTGTGCTGCCCTGACCCCTGGGCCTCTGGGGGCTGTGAGGACCCCTCCAGCCGTGGCCAACCTTGGCCAGCGGGGAGGCCTTGTAGCGTGCCATGAAGTGCTTGTAGGAGTCTGGGCGGGTGGTGGGCTGAACCCTGGCTCTCCTGGTGCTGCAGGTAGCtgtcagggagggagagaggccacAAAATGTCATCAAACCACCTGTAACCAAACAGTGATTTGTCCCTGCAATCACTTTACCCTGGCTGGCGAGATGCCTGGGGTCAGAGGGCACAGTGATTCATGCCCCACCGTCCACCTAGCCCAATAGGGCTGCAGGCTCTACATCTGCCCTGTAGGTGAGCATGCCTTATCTCATAGAGCAAACCCCAGGCTGTCAGGGGCACTGCCCATTCTGAAACCATCTGAAGTCCACAGGGCACATGCACCTGGCCCCTGTCCAGTTATAAATGAACTTGCCCCACCCTGCTGCACCTCCCCTGCTTACTGGGCCACCCATGGGAGTGGAAAGGCCTGCTGAGGTCCCAGGGGACCCCTgtaaccaccccccccccaagccccATCACCGGCCCTGCCAGCCTCCTTCTGCATAAGCACAGGTAGGCCTGAGGCCTGGCGGAGCTCCTCCAGGCCATGGCTCTCATCTGACATGGAGAAAgtgcctggggaggtgggggagacaaTGAGATGAGAGAAcagagcccctcccacccctcccctagGTCTGAAGCAGCAAGGCGGTCAGGATGGGAGCTGGATGCCCATGCCCCCAAAGGCCCTCTCAGAACCCCTGCCCTCACCATCAAGGCCCTTGGAGGGCCTGGCACAGATGCCCAGCTGGAGTGGGGATGCCCAGGATGGCACAGGCACCTGCTGCCGGGGGAGCCCACTGGCCCCAGATACCACGTCCTCCAGCTGTCTTGCCCCGAGGCCTGAGGATGGAAAGAACCAAGCTGTGCTCAGGGCCTCAAGAGATCATAGCATGTGGCAGGAGGCATGCCTGGCCCCTCACACCCACCAGCTCTGACTGGGACCCCCAGGAAAAGAACAGTGCTGGGCCACCCATAGCGGCTACAGTGCTAGCACTAGATGTCACCACAGAGCCTGTCAGTGTGGTGGGACCACTCACTAGCCTTGCACGTTGGAGGGGCCTTGGGCGAGCCTTGAACGCTGCAGAGGCAACAAGAGAGGGTGTCAGGAGAGGAGGGCACAGCAGGAGGCCTGGTAGATGTAGATCAAGGGCAGGTACTTGCCTTCCTGGGGGGGACCTCTCAGTGGGGGCCAAAATGTCCCAGAGAAAGATGGCGTCTCCCACACTGAGGAGCTGCTGCTGGTCAGGGGTGAAGGCCACGGCCTGCACAGGCTCTGAGTGGCCAATGTATACCTGAGGGCAGCAGTGTCACATACAGAGAGACCCCTGAGGCACAGCTGGGGACCCCACCGTCCTCCCAGCACCCAGGCCTGACAGAGAGTCTGGGGACCAACCAAGAGGCCCTCATGCAATGTCAGGCCCCAGCAGGCACAGGGGGAACCTGGGGGACTatcctccaccctccttcccacccccaccttgccATGCATCCGCCCAGGGCACATACCTGGCAGCTAGGGCTGGCCTGTGCCAAGTAGTCCCACACCTTGATGGCCCGGTCAGCAGCTGTTAGCAGGAAGCGGCCATCCCCACTAAGAGCTAGGGAGGAGCAGGCCACAGGGTGGACACAGCACAGCTGGGGGAGAAGATAAGAGCATATAGGACCACTAAACAGGGAAACCACTCTTCTCAGAGAATGCCACCTCTCAGGAGCAGCAGGTGGCCCAAggcccccctcctccaggcactgcagacaccaAGGCTGGAcccaggaaggatggggaggcTAGGCTGCCAGCCACGGTCCTGGGCTCACCTCCCGGACCACACGGCCCGACGAGGCGTCTAGCACTGCGACCATGTTTGATGATGTGGATACCAGTAGGTGGCCAGGGGGTGTGGGGCCAAAGCAGACGACCATAGCTGAGTTCAGGTGGCTGCCAGCCAGGTCCAGGGCACTGACATCAATCTTCAGCAGCTGAGGGAGAGCAGCGAGTGTCTCTGCCACGACCTCTGGGCAGAGCTTGAGCCCCCAgagccagggcctgggctgtgggcaGCCTTGGTCACCCATCCGGCACCCCACCCTGCCTGGCCCACCCGTAGCTCGTGCATCCTTTGTGTCCGTGACGGGGGCAGGGCCAAGGTCCTCTTTGAAGTAAGCGTGGCCTCCCACCTTTGCCCCCGCCATCCACCCTGGTGGATCCCAGGGGAGCCATGCAACAACCAGTCTCAGGGGTACCCACTGGGTCTGTGGGCCAGGCTGGTGTGGCCCCATCCACACTGGACACACCTCATCCAGCGAGGCTGTGCTCATGACAGTCACCATGTACTTGGAGGGACCCACAAAGGCCAGCAGGCGGCTGTCCCCACTGACCGCCAGGGCATTGGGGCTCGGGCAGGAGTCCAGGCACACCACGTTAGCTGCTGGCAGCACAAGGGGAGGCAGTCAGCTGGGCAGGCAGTGGGCACCACTGGCCAGggacctgccccctccctcaaCTACAGGTACCAccagcctgggctgggcagaTCCCGCAGCAGCCAGTGCATGGGGCCTGGATGTGAAGGCACCAAGACTCCAGTGGGCACTGCATACTGCCAGGATAGCTAGTAGTTCTCCTGGAGTGACCACCAAGTGACAGCCTGGCTAGCTAGAGTTACAGTGGCCATGGGAAAAAGCAGATGTCCTCAGGTGGGCCAACCCCTACTGCTGCTTATCTCCtcctggggcagggtgggcacAAACCCTCACTGACTTTAAATTTTGGGGGACTGGTGAGTCCTTAAACCATTTGCCCCAGCAGTCTGGATAGTGAGGCTATGGAATGCAGTTTACCACTATCAGCAGGCACCAGACGAGCCCCACCCCTACGGGGACCTGACCAGGGGATggctgggaggccagggtgggACAGGGTGTGGAGGCCTGACCTGCCATACGCAGGATTCGGCACCAGGGGCCACCGATGTGGTACTGGGCCAGGGTGCCCTGAGAGCAGGAGCTGAACAGGAAGCTGCCGTCAGGGCTGGTGACCAGGCCGGTGATGGCTCCTTGGTGACATCTGTACCACACACGATGCCCACCACTGTGGCCCTGAGCTGTATCATCCCAGACCTCCCACAGCTCGTCTGGCTGAGTCCCCAAGGAGCAGCAGAAGGCGGGGCTTCCTGTAGAAGGACAGTCCTCCCCAGCCCTACCTGGATGCCCACACACCCCAGGGAAACCCACACACCACCCCAGCTTCCACCATGGGTATCTGTGGGGCCAGGGACCAGCCAGGCACTCACCTATGCTCCACCAGGACCTCGGCAGCCTCCAGGCTGAAGGAGCGGACAGCCCCACTACTAAAGCCACAGAATAAGGTCGGCTGTGTGGGGTGAAAGGCGATGGCACACGGGGCCTCCTCCCGCGACATGAAGTCGTACAACTAGAGGGTGGGGCCACGTGAGGACAGACAGGATGGGGAGACCAGCTAGCCACAAGGC
This window harbors:
- the WDR90 gene encoding WD repeat-containing protein 90 isoform X2, with product MPPCPPACQHPFLNVFRHFKVDEWKRSTKEGDVAPVTDKTLKCTVYRVRGSVSAGSYIQLPKTSTQSLGLTGRYLYVLFRPLPTKHFIIHLDVSTEDSQVIRVSFSNLFKEFKSTATWLQFPFIFEAGRSRKDLAGMIPAGTRWTCLQIDLHDILLVYLNRCYSHLKSIRLCANLLVRNLYTSDLCFDPAVTIAEARRAKLPVTPVPREMAFPVPKGERWHDHYIHIRFPSDSSETFSEPVQKSCSLPEAVLPGHVLQLLPHPVAFSKQVQDSVSLKVQKLGPTASRWAPSAPRPLPEVNLSCECSEVSSVGGPSGHCQEPFPWVDKRAAGDSIHISAQKPAVEPVAPEHTASQESFLPDPVLRLKGVIGFGGYSTKWALWTRDGAAVVYPCHAVIVILHVDTREQRLFLGHTDKVSALALDGSGSLLASAQARPPSMLRLWDFQTGECLSLFQSPVLTISSLSFSDSGALLCGIGKDRHGRTVLGPGQGGGAACSRMVVAWATDQVGRGGEAVILAKAHTDVDIQAFEVAFFDETRMASCGRGSVRLWRLRGGELRFCPVDLGEHHALEFTDLAFRQAQDGHTLYVCSRSGHILEIDHQHMAVRHARRLLPMQTPGGPLPQKQTFSSGPGIAISSLSVSQAMCAVGSEDGYLRLWPLDFSSVLLEAEHEGAISSVLISPNGLRVLSATSLGHLGFLDVPSQEYSVLVRSHAALVVALATDCSRGQLATVSQDHTVRIWDLATLQQLYDFMSREEAPCAIAFHPTQPTLFCGFSSGAVRSFSLEAAEVLVEHRCHQGAITGLVTSPDGSFLFSSCSQGTLAQYHIGGPWCRILRMAANVVCLDSCPSPNALAVSGDSRLLAFVGPSKYMVTVMSTASLDELLKIDVSALDLAGSHLNSAMVVCFGPTPPGHLLVSTSSNMVAVLDASSGRVVRELCCVHPVACSSLALSGDGRFLLTAADRAIKVWDYLAQASPSCQVYIGHSEPVQAVAFTPDQQQLLSVGDAIFLWDILAPTERSPPGSVQGSPKAPPTCKASLGARQLEDVVSGASGLPRQQVPVPSWASPLQLGICARPSKGLDATCSTRRARVQPTTRPDSYKHFMARYKASPLAKDLSLSPAGDEQLHLKAVVGYNGNGRANVVWRPDTGFFAYTCGCLVVVEDLHSGAQQHWVGHPEEISTLALSHYAQILASASVQSSTALHCQIRLWDVQGGSCRQLISHHSTAVQDLAFSPDDGFLVTLGDYGDRTLALWSTATCELMTSVCLLEPVHGVAFDPWDGGVLACVGRGAVTLWLLLQLGADVSLQIHQEPIPEEVGACELTSLCFGPAPLLYCGSNAGQVCVWDTRAGRCFLVWEADDGEIGVLLCSGTRLVSGSNTRRLRLWAVGAVPELRRKGSGARSHSVFMEHELTLDGAVVSAVFHDSMDMGVVGTTAGTLWYVSWAEGTNTRLISGHRSQVNEVVFSPSESHCATCSDDGSVRVWSLASMELLIQFQVLSQSCLCLAWSPPSCRRPEQQQVVAGYSDGTLRVFSVSRMAMDLKMHPHQAALTTVAFSADGQTILSGDKDGLVAVSRPRTGMTFRVLSDHRGAGICTIQSTRKEYGDFRAEGMDLWLAASGDQRVSVWASDWLRNHCELVDWLSFPAPVVTEASGCLPPTLAAFCPWDGALLVCVGLGVHPEVVFYSLYQKQVVKKIPLPFFAMSMSLSPRACLVAVGFAERVLTLVDCVSGAVQDFAGHDDSVKLCRFAPSSRLLFTVAHNEILVWEVMSH
- the WDR90 gene encoding WD repeat-containing protein 90 isoform X9, which encodes MPPCPPACQHPFLNVFRHFKVDEWKRSTKEGDVAPVTDKTLKCTVYRVRGSVSAGSYIQLPKTSTQSLGLTGRYLYVLFRPLPTKHFIIHLDVSTEDSQVIRVSFSNLFKEFKSTATWLQFPFIFEAGRSRKDLAGMIPAGTRWTCLQIDLHDILLVYLNRCYSHLKSIRLCANLLVRNLYTSDLCFDPAVTIAEARRAKLPVTPVPREMAFPVPKGERWHDHYIHIRFPSDSSETFSEPVQKSCSLPEAVLPGHVLQLLPHPVAFSKQVQDSVSLKVQKLGPTASRWAPSAPRPLPEVNLSCECSEVSSVGGPSGHCQEPFPWVDKRAAGDSIHISAQKPAVEPVAPEHTASQESFLPDPVLRLKGVIGFGGYSTKWALWTRDGAAVVYPCHAVIVILHVDTREQRLFLGHTDKVSALALDGSGSLLASAQARPPSMLRLWDFQTGECLSLFQSPVLTISSLSFSDSGALLCGIGKDRHGRTVLGPGQGGGAACSRMVVAWATDQVGRGGEAVILAKAHTDVDIQAFEVAFFDETRMASCGRGSVRLWRLRGGELRFCPVDLGEHHALEFTDLAFRQAQDGHTLYVCSRSGHILEIDHQHMAVRHARRLLPMQTPGGPLPQKQTFSSGPGIAISSLSVSQAMCAVGSEDGYLRLWPLDFSSVLLEAEHEGAISSVLISPNGLRVLSATSLGHLGFLDVPSQEYSVLVRSHAALVVALATDCSRGQLATVSQDHTVRIWDLATLQQLYDFMSREEAPCAIAFHPTQPTLFCGFSSGAVRSFSLEAAEVLVEHRCHQGAITGLVTSPDGSFLFSSCSQGTLAQYHIGGPWCRILRMAAANVVCLDSCPSPNALAVSGDSRLLAFVGPSKYMVTVMSTASLDELLKIDVSALDLAGSHLNSAMVVCFGPTPPGHLLVSTSSNMVAVLDASSGRVVRELCCVHPVACSSLALSGDGRFLLTAADRAIKVWDYLAQASPSCQVYIGHSEPVQAVAFTPDQQQLLSVGDAIFLWDILAPTERSPPGSVQGSPKAPPTCKASLGARQLEDVVSGASGLPRQQVPVPSWASPLQLGICARPSKGLDATCSTRRARVQPTTRPDSYKHFMARYKASPLAKDLSLSPAGDEQLHLKAVVGYNGNGRANVVWRPDTGFFAYTCGCLVVVEDLHSGAQQHWVGHPEEISTLALSHYAQILASASVQSSTALHCQIRLWDVQGGSCRQLISHHSTAVQDLAFSPDDGFLVTLGDYGDRTLALWSTATCELMTSVCLLEPVHGVAFDPWDGGVLACVGRGAVTLWLLLQLGADVSLQIHQEPIPEEVGACELTSLCFGPAPLLYCGSNAGQVCVWDTRAGRCFLVWEADDGEIGVLLCSGTRLVSGSNTRRLRLWAVGAVPELRRKGSGARSHSVFMEHELTLDGAVVSAVFHDSMDMGVVGTTAGTLWYVSWAEGTNTRLISGHRSQVNEVVFSPSESHCATCSDDGSVRVWSLASMELLIQFQVLSQSCLCLAWSPPSCRRPEQQQVVAGYSDGTLRVFSVSRMAMDLKMHPHQAALTTVAFSADGQTILSGDKDGLVAVSRPRTGMTFRVLSDHRGAGICTIQSTRKEYGDFRAEGMDLWLAASGDQRVSVWASDWLRNHCELVDWLSFPAPVVTEASGCLPPTLAAFCPWDGALLVCVGLGVHPEVVFYSLYQKQVVKKIPLPFFAMSMSLSPRACLVAVGFAGLCWP
- the WDR90 gene encoding WD repeat-containing protein 90 isoform X8; the encoded protein is MPPCPPACQHPFLNVFRHFKVDEWKRSTKEGDVAPVTDKTLKCTVYRVRGSVSAGSYIQLPKTSTQSLGLTGRYLYVLFRPLPTKHFIIHLDVSTEDSQVIRVSFSNLFKEFKSTATWLQFPFIFEAGRSRKDLAGMIPAGTRWTCLQIDLHDILLVYLNRCYSHLKSIRLCANLLVRNLYTSDLCFDPAVTIAEARRAKLPVTPVPREMAFPVPKGERWHDHYIHIRFPSDSSETFSEPVQKSCSLPEAVLPGHVLQLLPHPVAFSKQVQDSVSLKVQKLGPTASRWAPSAPRPLPEVNLSCECSEVSSVGGPSGHCQEPFPWVDKRAAGDSIHISAQKPAVEPVAPEHTASQESFLPDPVLRLKGVIGFGGYSTKWALWTRDGAAVVYPCHAVIVILHVDTREQRLFLGHTDKVSALALDGSGSLLASAQARPPSMLRLWDFQTGECLSLFQSPVLTISSLSFSDSGALLCGIGKDRHGRTVLGPGQGGGAACSRMVVAWATDQVGRGGEAVILAKAHTDVDIQAFEVAFFDETRMASCGRGSVRLWRLRGGELRFCPVDLGEHHALEFTDLAFRQAQDGHTLYVCSRSGHILEIDHQHMAVRHARRLLPMQTPGGPLPQKQTFSSGPGIAISSLSVSQAMCAVGSEDGYLRLWPLDFSSVLLEAEHEGAISSVLISPNGLRVLSATSLGHLGFLDVPSQEYSVLVRSHAALVVALATDCSRGQLATVSQDHTVRIWDLATLQQLYDFMSREEAPCAIAFHPTQPTLFCGFSSGAVRSFSLEAAEVLVEHRCHQGAITGLVTSPDGSFLFSSCSQGTLAQYHIGGPWCRILRMAAANVVCLDSCPSPNALAVSGDSRLLAFVGPSKYMVTVMSTASLDELLKIDVSALDLAGSHLNSAMVVCFGPTPPGHLLVSTSSNMVAVLDASSGRVVRELCCVHPVACSSLALSGDGRFLLTAADRAIKVWDYLAQASPSCQVYIGHSEPVQAVAFTPDQQQLLSVGDAIFLWDILAPTERSPPGSVQGSPKAPPTCKASLGARQLEDVVSGASGLPRQQVPVPSWASPLQLGICARPSKGLDATCSTRRARVQPTTRPDSYKHFMARYKASPLAKDLSLSPAGDEQLHLKAVVGYNGNGRANVVWRPDTGFFAYTCGCLVVVEDLHSGAQQHWVGHPEEISTLALSHYAQILASASVQSSTALHCQIRLWDVQGGSCRQLISHHSTAVQDLAFSPDDGFLVTLGDYGDRTLALWSTATCELMTSVCLLEPVHGVAFDPWDGGVLACVGRGAVTLWLLLQLGADVSLQIHQEPIPEEVGACELTSLCFGPAPLLYCGSNAGQVCVWDTRAGRCFLVWEADDGEIGVLLCSGTRLVSGSNTRRLRLWAVGAVPELRRKGSGARSHSVFMEHELTLDGAVVSAVFHDSMDMGVVGTTAGTLWYVSWAEGTNTRLISGHRSQVNEVVFSPSESHCATCSDDGSVRVWSLASMELLIQFQVLSQSCLCLAWSPPSCRRPEQQQVVAGYSDGTLRVFSVSRMAMDLKMHPHQAALTTVAFSADGQTILSGDKDGLVAVSRPRTGMTFRVLSDHRGAGICTIQSTRKEYGDFRAEGMDLWLAASGDQRVSVWASDWLRNHCELVDWLSFPAPVVTEASGCLPPTLAAFCPWDGALLVCVGLGVHPEVVFYSLYQKQVVKKIPLPFFAMSMSLSPRACLVAVGFAVQINVGVAM